Proteins found in one Oceaniferula flava genomic segment:
- a CDS encoding sulfatase family protein: MKKLRLTLCALVLGILPAHSAARPNILFIFSDDHAWQAVSAYNKGLIETPNIDRIGEEGIRFDRCLVANPLCGPSRATVLTGTHSHINGFWSNTRCTFDGSQPTFPKMLHQSGYETAIIGKWHLGSEPTGFDTWEILPGQGDYYNPTMILNGQETRLEGYVTDIITDRSLAWLKQRDPSKPFLLMCHQKAPHRNWQPNTSKLNFDKGKEYPEPSNLFDDYANRGPGAAEQNMTIEETMHRNDVKLTTPARLNQKQRAAWDAYYQPRNEAFAKANLSGKDLVRWKYQRYMHDYLACVSSVDDGVGRLLDYLKEAGLEENTIVIYASDQGFFLGEHGWFDKRWIYEESARTPFLMRWPAKIKPGTVSKALVSNLDFAQTILSAASLPHVSRMQGRSLLPLFDGSTPEHWRKSFYFHYYDQPSLHKVPRHYGIITDRYKLFHSYKPKDYWEMYDLKKDPKEMNSVYNDPEYAPVRKELEQELAKRRKELQVPNKDPRPNKVKKKK; encoded by the coding sequence ATGAAAAAACTCCGCCTCACTCTCTGCGCCCTGGTGCTGGGCATCTTGCCTGCCCACTCGGCGGCACGACCCAACATTCTGTTTATCTTCTCTGACGACCACGCCTGGCAGGCCGTCAGTGCCTATAACAAAGGCCTGATTGAAACACCGAACATCGACCGCATCGGCGAAGAGGGTATCCGCTTTGATCGCTGCTTGGTCGCCAACCCACTTTGCGGACCCAGCCGTGCCACCGTCCTCACCGGCACCCACAGTCACATCAATGGCTTCTGGAGCAACACCCGCTGCACCTTCGATGGTAGCCAACCCACTTTCCCCAAGATGCTGCACCAGTCCGGCTATGAGACTGCGATCATCGGCAAGTGGCATCTGGGCAGTGAACCCACCGGCTTTGACACCTGGGAAATCCTCCCCGGTCAAGGCGACTACTACAATCCCACCATGATCCTCAACGGTCAGGAAACCCGACTCGAGGGATACGTCACCGATATCATCACCGATCGCTCGCTGGCCTGGCTGAAGCAGCGGGATCCCTCCAAACCCTTCCTGCTGATGTGCCACCAAAAGGCACCTCACCGCAATTGGCAACCGAACACCAGCAAGCTGAATTTTGACAAGGGCAAAGAATACCCGGAACCCTCGAACCTCTTTGACGATTACGCCAACCGTGGGCCCGGCGCGGCCGAGCAGAACATGACCATCGAGGAAACCATGCACCGCAACGACGTCAAACTAACCACTCCGGCGCGACTCAACCAAAAACAACGCGCGGCATGGGATGCCTATTACCAACCGCGCAACGAAGCCTTCGCCAAAGCAAATCTCAGCGGCAAGGACTTGGTCCGCTGGAAATACCAACGTTATATGCACGACTACCTCGCTTGCGTCTCCTCTGTGGACGACGGAGTAGGAAGACTGCTAGACTACCTGAAAGAGGCCGGACTCGAAGAGAACACCATCGTCATCTACGCCTCCGATCAAGGTTTCTTCCTCGGCGAACACGGCTGGTTTGACAAACGCTGGATCTACGAAGAATCGGCACGCACCCCCTTCCTCATGCGCTGGCCGGCGAAAATAAAACCCGGCACGGTGAGCAAGGCACTGGTCTCCAACTTGGACTTCGCGCAGACTATTCTCTCCGCGGCCAGCCTGCCCCACGTAAGTCGTATGCAGGGGCGCAGCCTGCTCCCTTTGTTCGATGGCAGCACGCCCGAGCACTGGCGCAAAAGCTTCTATTTCCATTACTACGACCAGCCGTCGCTGCACAAAGTCCCCCGCCACTACGGCATCATCACCGATCGCTACAAACTCTTCCACAGCTACAAACCCAAGGACTACTGGGAAATGTATGATCTCAAAAAGGATCCCAAGGAAATGAACAGCGTCTACAACGATCCGGAGTATGCTCCAGTGCGCAAAGAGCTCGAACAAGAACTCGCCAAACGCCGCAAGGAACTGCAAGTGCCGAACAAAGACCCGCGCCCTAACAAGGTGAAGAAGAAAAAGTAA
- a CDS encoding sulfatase codes for MKRPAIIALAALACLAGPLQSETKKPNVLFIAVDDLNDWAGYRGHSEVLTPNMDRLAKRGTWFSRAYCQYPVCGPSRASVMTSLYFHQLESPKLQVKDNYVKEKVESMGSAMLHDYLKEHGGYKTMAVGKILHRHLPLQGLNMSGGRGSWDHNKDENGKDIESNWNSKKTLTDWAAYNGKESDMSDSKAAAWAVERLSKKHSKPFMLMVGFLRPHTPWHVPQKYFDMYYPEKISLPAYRKDDLDDVPAAGRATINDGYPRTEWAKEENQWRKIIQSYYASITFADSKVGEVLDALEASPYADNTIVILWSDHGYHMGEKNTFQKHTLWERSASAPLIISLPKSMQGEKYRGRTDRVVSLLDIYPTLVDLCGLPANDKVVGRSLKPLLINREAEWGHPALTYRKDGSVGVRDERYRYIEYSDGSTELYDHKNDPNEWKNLAENPEYSAVMKSMRQKLMKYQVK; via the coding sequence ATGAAACGCCCTGCCATCATCGCCCTCGCAGCACTGGCCTGCCTCGCCGGCCCCCTCCAGTCCGAAACCAAGAAACCAAACGTCCTGTTCATTGCGGTGGACGACCTCAACGACTGGGCTGGCTACCGCGGGCACAGCGAGGTGCTGACACCTAACATGGATCGCCTGGCCAAGCGCGGCACCTGGTTTTCCCGGGCCTACTGCCAATACCCGGTCTGCGGACCATCGCGTGCCAGTGTGATGACGAGTTTGTATTTCCACCAACTGGAGTCGCCCAAGCTCCAAGTCAAAGACAACTACGTGAAGGAGAAGGTGGAGTCGATGGGTTCCGCCATGCTGCACGATTATCTTAAAGAACACGGCGGCTACAAAACTATGGCCGTGGGAAAAATCCTCCACCGTCACCTGCCGCTCCAAGGCCTCAACATGTCTGGCGGCCGCGGCAGCTGGGACCATAACAAGGACGAGAACGGCAAGGACATCGAATCGAATTGGAACAGCAAAAAGACCCTCACCGATTGGGCCGCCTACAATGGCAAGGAAAGCGACATGAGCGATAGCAAAGCCGCCGCCTGGGCCGTGGAACGCTTGAGCAAGAAACACAGCAAGCCGTTCATGCTCATGGTCGGCTTCCTGCGCCCGCACACCCCATGGCACGTGCCCCAAAAGTATTTCGACATGTATTACCCGGAGAAGATCTCCCTGCCCGCCTACCGCAAAGACGACCTCGATGACGTGCCAGCCGCCGGCCGCGCCACCATCAACGATGGCTACCCGCGCACCGAGTGGGCGAAGGAGGAAAACCAGTGGCGCAAGATCATCCAAAGCTATTACGCCAGCATCACCTTCGCGGACTCGAAAGTCGGCGAGGTGTTAGACGCCTTGGAAGCCAGCCCCTACGCCGACAACACCATCGTGATTCTCTGGTCCGACCACGGCTATCACATGGGCGAGAAGAACACTTTCCAGAAACACACCCTCTGGGAGCGCTCCGCCTCCGCGCCCCTGATCATCAGCCTCCCCAAAAGCATGCAGGGCGAGAAATACCGAGGCCGCACCGACCGCGTGGTCAGCCTGCTCGATATCTACCCGACCCTAGTCGACCTCTGCGGTCTACCCGCCAACGACAAGGTCGTAGGTCGGAGCCTAAAACCCCTGCTAATCAATCGAGAGGCCGAATGGGGTCACCCGGCACTCACCTATCGGAAAGACGGCAGCGTCGGCGTCCGCGACGAACGTTACCGATACATTGAATACAGCGATGGCTCCACCGAACTTTACGATCATAAAAACGACCCGAACGAATGGAAAAACCTCGCCGAGAACCCTGAATACTCCGCGGTAATGAAATCCATGCGTCAGAAGCTCATGAAATACCAAGTGAAATAA